From Macadamia integrifolia cultivar HAES 741 unplaced genomic scaffold, SCU_Mint_v3 scaffold885, whole genome shotgun sequence, one genomic window encodes:
- the LOC122070317 gene encoding CLAVATA3/ESR (CLE)-related protein 3 translates to MACLRFSLCLLLCLVLLVARSETRPLLHPSLDEGKRLTESSFRTLSEISKHPFKGGVMREEVTGSQHEAERVSPGGPDPQHHSRNLSKGTLWWNSHQ, encoded by the coding sequence ATGGCTTGCTTGAGGTTCTCCTTGTGTCTTCTTctctgcttggtccttttgGTTGCAAGGTCTGAAACTCGACCTCTTCTTCATCCATCTCTGGATGAAGGAAAGAGGCTAACTGAATCCTCCTTTCGGACATTGTCTGAGATTTCCAAACATCCATTCAAGGGAGGGGTGATGAGAGAAGAAGTCACCGGAAGCCAACACGAAGCAGAGCGAGTGAGTCCCGGAGGACCTGATCCACAACATCACTCAAGGAATCTGTCCAAAGGAACTTTGTGGTGGAACAGTCATCAGTGA